Proteins encoded within one genomic window of Candidatus Omnitrophota bacterium:
- a CDS encoding ABC transporter ATP-binding protein, whose amino-acid sequence MSAQFLLNIGHLTKRFGGVAALDGVSLQVMHGDVVGLIGPNGAGKTTLFNCLTGVLRPDGGEVTFGRDTAEPITGLAPDEIVQYGIARTFQNIRLFASMTVLEHVLIGMYIRTQAELASAILLSPAARREERWAHDRAMGLLETMGLSDRAGELASALPFGLQRRVEIARALASDPELLLLDEPAAGLNPTEKQQLLQLIQQLNAQGLTIVLIEHDMQVIMPISTTVAVLDYGKKIAEGPPKEIQRDPRVIEAYLGTINTR is encoded by the coding sequence ATGTCCGCGCAATTCCTGCTTAACATTGGCCACCTCACCAAGCGGTTCGGCGGCGTGGCCGCGCTTGATGGCGTGAGCCTCCAGGTCATGCACGGCGACGTCGTGGGCCTGATTGGACCGAATGGCGCAGGGAAGACCACGCTGTTTAATTGCCTCACCGGCGTGTTGCGGCCGGATGGCGGCGAGGTGACGTTTGGTCGCGACACCGCTGAGCCCATTACGGGATTGGCCCCTGACGAAATCGTCCAGTATGGCATCGCGCGAACCTTCCAAAATATCCGCCTCTTCGCGAGCATGACGGTGCTCGAACATGTCCTCATCGGCATGTATATTCGCACGCAGGCAGAATTGGCGAGCGCCATTCTGCTCAGTCCCGCAGCGCGCCGGGAAGAGCGATGGGCGCATGATCGAGCCATGGGATTATTGGAAACCATGGGACTCTCAGATCGCGCAGGCGAGCTCGCCAGCGCGCTGCCGTTTGGTCTTCAGCGGCGAGTAGAAATTGCGCGGGCTCTGGCATCGGACCCTGAGCTGTTGCTGTTGGATGAGCCGGCGGCCGGATTGAATCCCACGGAAAAACAGCAACTCCTTCAGCTCATCCAGCAGTTGAACGCTCAAGGGTTGACCATCGTGCTCATTGAGCACGACATGCAAGTCATCATGCCCATCTCCACCACCGTGGCCGTGTTGGATTACGGCAAGAAGATTGCCGAGGGGCCGCCGAAAGAGATTCAACGCGATCCCCGGGTCATCGAAGCGTACCTTGGAACCATCAACACAAGGTAA